From the Lactobacillus sp. PV034 genome, the window CAATTAACGTTTCTTTACGTTTACGGTCACCATTATACATAGCCTTTAATTCTGGCATTGTTGCATGTGATTCATCAACCAAAATTAAAAAATCATCTGGGAAGAAATCTAATAACGTATAAGGTGGTTGACCTGGTTTACGTCCATCCATATGACGTGAATAGTTTTCAATTCCGTTCGTATAACCAACTTCACTCATCATTTCCATATCATAAGTCGTACGTTGCTTAATACGCTGTGCTTCTAGAAGCTTACCCTCACCTTCAAATTTCTTAACTTGAATATTTAGTTCATCTTTAATAGAGCCTAGTGCACGGGCCATATTTTCTTCATTAGTCATAAAGTGAGTTGCTGGGAAAAGGGAAACTTGCTCTCTTTCCCCAATTACTTCGCCGGTTAAAGAATCTACTTCTACAATGCGATCAATTTCATCCCCAAAAAATTCAACTCGATAAGCATGTTCAGAATTACCAGCTGGGAAAATTTCAACTACATCCCCACGCACTCTAAAACGTCCACGTTGAAAATCGATATCATTACGATCATATTGAATATTAACTAAATCGCGCAATAAGGTATCACGACCATATTCTTGACCTTCCCGCAATGAAATCACGCTACGGGCATATTCTCGTGGATCACCCAAACCAAAGATACTAGAAACTGAGGCAACTACAATAACATCATTTCTTTCCATTAAGGCAGAAGTTGCTGCATGCCGTAATTGATCAATTTCATCGTTAATCGAGGAATCTTTTTCAATATAAGTATCGGAACTTGGTACATAAGCTTCCGGTTGATAATAATCATAGTAAGAAACAAAATATTCTACCGCATTCTTAGGGAAAAATTCCTTAAACTCACTGTATAATTGTCCTACCAAAGTCTTATTATGAGAAAGAACCAAAGTAGGTTTATTCAAGTTTGCAATTACATTTGCCATAGTAAAAGTTTTACCAGTTCCAGTGGCCCCTTGTAGAATTTGTTCTTTTTTGCCATTTTGAAAACCAGTTGTAAGTTTATTAATTGCTTGAGCCTGGTCTCCTGCTGGTTGATATTTGGAGACAAGTTCAAATTTTCTATCTTTTTGTCGTCTAATCATAACTTCGTCCTCCGCAAAAAAAGTTGGACCTGGGTCCAACTTTTCATTTTGTATACTTATTTTACTACAGCGAACGTATTTTCGCATTATATTTGATTAATTCTTAAGTAATTCACCTAAAGCATTTTGATAGTCTTGGGCAGCTTTTTCTGCTTCTTCAACTGTAGGCTTATTTACACCTACATAAGCCTTGATAACAGGTTCAGTTCCTGATGGTCGAAGAGCTACCCAAGTATCATCTTCTAAGTAATACTTCAAAACATTAGAAACAGGAAAACCTGTTAATTCCTTTTCACCATTACTATCAATTGATTTTTGAGTTTCAAAATCTTCAATCTTAACTACTTTAGTACCATTAATTTCATTAAGATGCTTATTACGTAATTTTTCCATTAAAGCAGCCATCTTCTTTTGACCACCAATTCCTGGCATTTCAATTGCATGAGTGATTTCATAAGAAACCCCATACTTTTGCCAAATTTCTTGAAGTCCATCAAAAACGGTCATACCTTTTGATGCATAGTAACTAGCTACTTCACCAAACATTAAAGCACCTTGCATCGCATCCTTATCACGAGCAAATGGTTTAAATAAATAACCATAACTTTCTTCAAAGCCCATGAGGAATTTACCGTCTTTTTCTTTATTCATACGGTCAACTTCTTCACCGATATATTTAAAACCAGTTAACACATGCTTAGTACGAATACCAAAATCCTTGGCAATCTTGAATGGTAATGCACTGGAAACAATTGAAGTGACTAATTCATAATCAGAAGTTAATGTACCATTTTCCTTCATATGTTCTAACAAGTAATATGCCATCAAAGTAGCAATTTGATTACCAGTAAGAACTTGGAAATCACCATCTGACTTTCTAACTGCTGCCCCCATACGATCAGCATCTGGGTCTGTTGCAATAATTACGTTTGCATCTACTTCATTAGCTAACTTAAAGCCAGGTTCGAATACATCACGATATTCTGGATTTGGTTTAATTGTAGTCGGAAATTCAGGATCAATAATTGATTGACTAGGTACAGGAATGACATTATCAAATCCGCCCTGTCTAAATGCTCGATCATAAAGCATTTTTCCTGTTCCATGTAATGGAGTGTAAATAATTTTTAGCTTATTAGCATTATTTTTAACCATTTCAGGATCAAAAGTTACTTCTTTGAGGTGAGCTAGATAAGCTTCATCAACATCTTCACCTATTAATTGTAAAGTATTATTTGCACGCAATTTTTCAACTGGAGCAGCTTCAACATCAAAAATATTACTTACTTTTTGGGCATAAGCAAACAAACGGTCAGCATTTTCAGGAGCCATTTGCGCACCATCTTCACCATAAACCTTATAACCATTATATTGCTTAGCATTATGTGAAGCAGTAATATTAATCCCTGCAAAAGTATGTAAATAACGAACAGCAAATGAGAGTTCAGGAGTTGGTCTCAAATCATCAAAGAGATAAACTTTAATTCCATGTGCTCCCAAAATTTGGGCAGCATGTTGAGCAAATTCACGTGAATGGTAGCGCGAATCAAAAGAAATAGCTACTCCACGCTTCTTAGCTTCTTCACCATTTTCATCAATTAAACGAGCTAAACCTTCAGTAACTTTACCAATAGTAAATAAATTAATTCTATTAGTACCTGGTTCAAGTTTTCCTCTCATACCAGCAGTACCAAAATTAATATCTTGGCCAAAAGCATCTTCAATCCAATTGTCATCTTGGCTCAAACTACTTAATTGGTCTTTTAAATAATCAGGAAGACTTGTTGCTTGTTTCCATTGTTTAAAGCTATCTTGTGCACTCATAATCTAATCCTCAATTCTTTTACTATCTCTTAGTAATCATTTTACTATTTTTTCATCTTTAAAAAACACAATATGCAAATTTCAGCAAAAAAAAAGAGAATTTTTATCTCAAATTCTCTCTTAACCTAAAGTTTCATTATCTAAAATGTCATCATTTAATCCTTGTAAGTAATTATAGGCTTCCTGACCACCAATACTACCATCACCTACGGCATTAGCAATTTGACGTAAATCTTTAGCCCGGACATCTCCTATTGCAAAAATTCCAGGAACTTTAGTATTCATCCTTTCGTCGGTAGGAATCCATCCCTCTTCGTCCAAAATTCCTAAATTCTCAAAAACCTCAGTTTGTGGTTTTACGCCAACATAAATAAATACCCCCGCAGCTGGTACTATTTTTTGCTTACCACTCACTTTATCTAAGTATTCTACTCCTTCAACTTTATTATCATTTCCGATAATTTTTTCAACTTGGGCATTCCAAATAAAGTGCATCTTTTTATTTGCAAATGCTCGTTTTTGTAGAACTGGCTGTGCCCTCAGTTGATCACGACGATGAATTACAGTAACTGACTTTGCTAACTGGGAAAGGTAGATTCCCTCCTCAATCGCAGAATCTCCACCACCAATAACTACTACATCCTCATCTTTAAAGAAAGCAGCATCACAAACAGCACAATATGAAACTCCTCGCCCTTCATATTCCTTTTCTCCAGGAATATTCAACTTTTTATGATCTGCGCCGGTCCCAATAATTAATGCTTTTGTTGTGAACTCATCAGTATCAGTTTTAATAATTTTTTCGTCACCATTTAGTGTGACAGTTTTAACCTCGCCATACTTAAAATCTGGCTTAAATTTCATAGCGGACTGATACATCTTTTCGCCCAATTCTGGTCCCTTAATTTCACTAAAACCAGGATAATTATCAATAATGTCTGTATTATTCATTTGTCCGCCATAGATGCCGCGATCTAAAATTAACACTTTAAGGTTAGCACGAGCTGCATATAAAGTAGCAGTTAAACCACCTGGACCTGCACCAATAATTATCACATCATAATTATTTGCCATAAAAATCCCTTCTTAAATCTTACTTTTGTAAAATTATCGTACTGTCTTTAGTGAATAATTACAACTATTCTGCTTTTGGACTTCTTCCCATCATTCGTGCAATTTCTTCATCTACATCGGCGTTTTCATAGAGTACATGATACACTGCTTCATTAATTGGCATATCAATTTTTTTTTCTTCTGCTAATTCATGTACAGCTTTTACAGTTGTAGCACCTTCTACTACTTGTCCCATATTCTTTAAAACATAATCCAAAGTTTTACCTTCACCAATTTGTTTACCAGCACGCCAGTTACGTGAATTTACAGAAGTACAAGTTACAATCAAATCACCAATACCAGAAAGGCCACTAAAAGTCTTAGACTTAGCACCAAAGTATTCTACGCCCAAACGACTAATTTCAGCTAAGCCACGCGTCATTAACGCAGCCTTAGCATCGTCACCATAGCCCTTTCCAGCTAAAATTCCCGCAGCAATTGCAATAACATTTTTAATTGCACCACCTACTTCAACCCCCTCTAAATCAGAGTTAGTGTAGAAACGAACATAGTTATTTGCAAATACTTCTTGAACTTTTTTGGCATTTTCTTCACTTTCTGAAGCACATGTAATAGCAGTTAAATCTTTTTGGGCAACATTTTCTGCATGACTAGGGCCAGAAATAGCTACAATTTTTTCGCTATCATTAGGATACACTTCTTCTTTTAAGATATCAGAAATTAATTTTTTACTTCCTGGTTCAATCCCCTTAGTTGCGGTTACTAAAAGAGGTTTAGCTCTGGTTTGATCTAAAACTTCTTTTACTTGTTTAGCAACAATTCTAATCGCGCTAGTTGGTAATACAAAAAGAACAATATCAGCATCTTGAATTGCTTCAGCTAAATCTCCCGTAGCTGAGGTCGTAGGATTTAATTGCCAATCTTTCATGTAATGAGAATTAGTATGATGTTCATTGATTTCATTGTTAACTGCATCAATATTTCCGTAAAAAGTTACCTCATTACCATTATCAGCTAACATTGAGCCTAATACAGAACCCCAAGATCCATTTCCTAAAACTGCAATTTTTGTCATTTTAATACTCCAAATCTATCTTTTATTTATCTCATTAATTAGGATATTTTAATCCGCTTGCAGCTAAATACCATTTAGGTTTTACAATCTTTCGACGATAAATCCAAATAATAATTGCCGCCACAAATAATACTACACTTAAGGCTTGTGAAACTCTAATTGTATTCCAAATATATAAGCTATCTGTTCGCATTCCTTCAACAAAAAATCTCACAATTGAATACCATATTACATAGGATAAGAATATTTCTCCTTGTTTAAATAAATGTTTTTTATGCCTTAAGCACAAAATAAGAATCAAACCAATCAAATTAAAAAAGGATTCATACAAAAATGTTGGTTGATAATATACACCGTTAATTCTCATTTGTTGAATAATAAAATTGGGAAGGTGCAAACTCTGTAGATACGCCAATGTTGTCGGACTACCATGTGCTTCTTGATTCATAAAATTGCCCCACCGTCCAATTATTTGAGCTGCCATTACTCCGGGAGCAATAATATCAAGCATTAACCAAACTGATAAATTTCTTTTTTTACAAAAAATAATTAGGACAATTAAGCCCCCTAATAATCCTCCATAGACAGCAATTCCGCCATTCCAAATGGCAATAATTTCACTTGGATGTTGTGAAAAATATCCCCATTCAAATACAACGTAGTATATTCGCGCACAGACAAAGCCAATCGGCACCGCCCAGAGTAACAAATCAATAAAATCATCTGGTGCAATATTTCGTCTTTTTCCTTCTTGAATAGCAATTAAGGTGGCTACTAAGACCGCTGTAGCCATAATTATACCGTACCACTTAACGGTAACTGGGCCAATATTAAAGGCAATCGGGCTCAATAATAAAGTCATTACTTCTTATCCTTTGCTTCCTTAGAATTATCTGAAATTAATTCTGCCAAATTTTGTTTAAATTTTTTGCTAGCATCATAACCCATTCTTTTAGCACGAAAGTTCATGGCTGCTACTTCGATGATTATGGCAAGATTCCGCCCAACTTTCACCGGAATAGTAATTTGTGGTATGGAAACTCCTACCAGTTCTTTTTTGTCTTCGTTTAATCCTAAGCGCTCATAGTTTGATTCTGGATTCCAATTTTCTAACTTAATTATCAGTTGGATCTCACTATTATCTCTTACCGAACCTGCACCAAACAAGTTCATAACATCAATTATTCCAATCCCACGAATCTCCATCAAATGCTTCAATATTTTAGGAGCTTCACCAACTACTGTTTTTTCATCCTTCTGGAAAACATCTACTCGATCATCAGCAATTAATCGATGTCCACGCTTAATTAAGTCCAAAGCAGTTTCTGATTTTCCTACTCCAGAATTACCGATAATCATGACCCCCATTCCATATATTTCCACTAAAACACCATGCATACTTTTACGTGGGGCAAGTTTTTCATCAAGATAATCTGTAAGTAAGCTAGACAATCTGGTTGTTGCTAACTTACTTTGAAGAACCGGAATTTTAGCTGCATTACATGCACTAATTAGTTCTTCTGGAACAGGCAAATCTCTTGAGATAACAAAACACGGAGTTTCAGGAGTTGCCATTCTTTCAAAAACTTTTTCTCTATCTTCGTGACTTAAATTCTTACTATAAGAAATCTCAGTTCTTCCCAAAAGTTGAATTCTTTCTTTTGGATAAAAATCAAAATAACCAGTTAATTCTAAACCCGGACGAGAAATATCTGATACAGAAATAACTTTTTGTTTTAAAAAATTCTCACCTTCAATAACTTTTAAAGTTGAGTTAGCCTTAACTAATTCATATACTGTAACCGGTTCAACCATGGCTATGCCTCTCAATATTTAAAATACTATTCTTTAATTTGGGTTCTGCTGACTTAGTTGCCATTGTAAAAATGCATAAATAAAGTCATCAATTTTACCATCCATTACTCCATTTACATCACTAGTCTCATAGTTCGTTCTGTGATCTTTAACCATGTTGTAGGGATGAAAAACATAAGAGCGAATTTGTGATCCAAAATTAATATTTTGTTGATCACCTTTTAAGGCTTCAGTTTGCTTTCGTTTCTTTTCTTCTTCTAATTGGAATAACTTAGCACGCAACATATTCATTGCAGTTTCACGATTCTGAATTTGAGATCGTTGTGCTTGAGATGAAGTTACAATGCCAGTAGGTAAGTGAGTTATTCGCACAGCACTTGAAGTTTTATTAATATGCTGTCCCCCAGCTCCACTAGACCTAAAAACGTCAATTCTCAAATCATCTGGATTAATATCAATTTTGATACTTTGATCAATTTCAGGTATGACTTCTACTGAAGCGAAAGAAGTA encodes:
- the trxB gene encoding thioredoxin-disulfide reductase, producing MANNYDVIIIGAGPGGLTATLYAARANLKVLILDRGIYGGQMNNTDIIDNYPGFSEIKGPELGEKMYQSAMKFKPDFKYGEVKTVTLNGDEKIIKTDTDEFTTKALIIGTGADHKKLNIPGEKEYEGRGVSYCAVCDAAFFKDEDVVVIGGGDSAIEEGIYLSQLAKSVTVIHRRDQLRAQPVLQKRAFANKKMHFIWNAQVEKIIGNDNKVEGVEYLDKVSGKQKIVPAAGVFIYVGVKPQTEVFENLGILDEEGWIPTDERMNTKVPGIFAIGDVRAKDLRQIANAVGDGSIGGQEAYNYLQGLNDDILDNETLG
- the lgt gene encoding prolipoprotein diacylglyceryl transferase — translated: MTLLLSPIAFNIGPVTVKWYGIIMATAVLVATLIAIQEGKRRNIAPDDFIDLLLWAVPIGFVCARIYYVVFEWGYFSQHPSEIIAIWNGGIAVYGGLLGGLIVLIIFCKKRNLSVWLMLDIIAPGVMAAQIIGRWGNFMNQEAHGSPTTLAYLQSLHLPNFIIQQMRINGVYYQPTFLYESFFNLIGLILILCLRHKKHLFKQGEIFLSYVIWYSIVRFFVEGMRTDSLYIWNTIRVSQALSVVLFVAAIIIWIYRRKIVKPKWYLAASGLKYPN
- the uvrB gene encoding excinuclease ABC subunit UvrB, translating into MIRRQKDRKFELVSKYQPAGDQAQAINKLTTGFQNGKKEQILQGATGTGKTFTMANVIANLNKPTLVLSHNKTLVGQLYSEFKEFFPKNAVEYFVSYYDYYQPEAYVPSSDTYIEKDSSINDEIDQLRHAATSALMERNDVIVVASVSSIFGLGDPREYARSVISLREGQEYGRDTLLRDLVNIQYDRNDIDFQRGRFRVRGDVVEIFPAGNSEHAYRVEFFGDEIDRIVEVDSLTGEVIGEREQVSLFPATHFMTNEENMARALGSIKDELNIQVKKFEGEGKLLEAQRIKQRTTYDMEMMSEVGYTNGIENYSRHMDGRKPGQPPYTLLDFFPDDFLILVDESHATMPELKAMYNGDRKRKETLIDYGFRLPSALDNRPLKLEEFEKHVNQIMYVSATPGDYELHHTDSVVEQIIRPTGLLDPKIQVRPINGQIDDLVGEINKRIEKNERVFVTTLTKKMSEDLTDYLKDLGIKVRYLHSDIKTLERLQIIRDLRLGKFDVLVGINLLREGIDVPEVSLVAILDADKEGFLRSTRPLIQITGRAARNAHGEVIMYADTITDSMRVAIDETNRRRRLQEQFNKEHGITPKTIVKPIRDVISATKAVDDSEEQTESFSDLNFDELTVKQKKAMINTLTDQMKNAAKKLDFEEAANLRDAIQDLQSQIHTKKTKKGGSLSGK
- a CDS encoding phospho-sugar mutase, translated to MSAQDSFKQWKQATSLPDYLKDQLSSLSQDDNWIEDAFGQDINFGTAGMRGKLEPGTNRINLFTIGKVTEGLARLIDENGEEAKKRGVAISFDSRYHSREFAQHAAQILGAHGIKVYLFDDLRPTPELSFAVRYLHTFAGINITASHNAKQYNGYKVYGEDGAQMAPENADRLFAYAQKVSNIFDVEAAPVEKLRANNTLQLIGEDVDEAYLAHLKEVTFDPEMVKNNANKLKIIYTPLHGTGKMLYDRAFRQGGFDNVIPVPSQSIIDPEFPTTIKPNPEYRDVFEPGFKLANEVDANVIIATDPDADRMGAAVRKSDGDFQVLTGNQIATLMAYYLLEHMKENGTLTSDYELVTSIVSSALPFKIAKDFGIRTKHVLTGFKYIGEEVDRMNKEKDGKFLMGFEESYGYLFKPFARDKDAMQGALMFGEVASYYASKGMTVFDGLQEIWQKYGVSYEITHAIEMPGIGGQKKMAALMEKLRNKHLNEINGTKVVKIEDFETQKSIDSNGEKELTGFPVSNVLKYYLEDDTWVALRPSGTEPVIKAYVGVNKPTVEEAEKAAQDYQNALGELLKN
- a CDS encoding NAD(P)H-dependent glycerol-3-phosphate dehydrogenase, whose translation is MTKIAVLGNGSWGSVLGSMLADNGNEVTFYGNIDAVNNEINEHHTNSHYMKDWQLNPTTSATGDLAEAIQDADIVLFVLPTSAIRIVAKQVKEVLDQTRAKPLLVTATKGIEPGSKKLISDILKEEVYPNDSEKIVAISGPSHAENVAQKDLTAITCASESEENAKKVQEVFANNYVRFYTNSDLEGVEVGGAIKNVIAIAAGILAGKGYGDDAKAALMTRGLAEISRLGVEYFGAKSKTFSGLSGIGDLIVTCTSVNSRNWRAGKQIGEGKTLDYVLKNMGQVVEGATTVKAVHELAEEKKIDMPINEAVYHVLYENADVDEEIARMMGRSPKAE
- the hprK gene encoding HPr(Ser) kinase/phosphatase, which codes for MVEPVTVYELVKANSTLKVIEGENFLKQKVISVSDISRPGLELTGYFDFYPKERIQLLGRTEISYSKNLSHEDREKVFERMATPETPCFVISRDLPVPEELISACNAAKIPVLQSKLATTRLSSLLTDYLDEKLAPRKSMHGVLVEIYGMGVMIIGNSGVGKSETALDLIKRGHRLIADDRVDVFQKDEKTVVGEAPKILKHLMEIRGIGIIDVMNLFGAGSVRDNSEIQLIIKLENWNPESNYERLGLNEDKKELVGVSIPQITIPVKVGRNLAIIIEVAAMNFRAKRMGYDASKKFKQNLAELISDNSKEAKDKK